The proteins below are encoded in one region of Sminthopsis crassicaudata isolate SCR6 chromosome 1, ASM4859323v1, whole genome shotgun sequence:
- the LOC141556780 gene encoding KRAB domain-containing protein 5-like isoform X2 translates to MGSGNLRPPPQVLLTFKDVAVDFTQEEWGLLDPPQKDLYKGVMLDNARNLLSLGLPVPREDVISYFEQREAPWMLDQEGLRSISLGEMKAGT, encoded by the exons ATGGGCTCCGGGAACCTCCGCCCTCCTCCTCAG GTGTTGTTGACATTCAAGGATGTGGCTGTAGACTTTACTCAGGAGGAGTGGGGCCTCTTGGATCCTCCTCAGAAGGACTTGTACAAAGGGGTCATGTTGGACAATGCCCGGAACCTGCTGTCCCTGG GGCTTCCAGTTCCCAGAGAAGATGTGATCTCTTATTTTGAGCAAAGGGAAGCACCATGGATGCTGGACCAAGAAGGCCTGAGGAGCATCTCTCTAGGTGAGATGAAAGCAGGGACATGA